A region from the Phalacrocorax aristotelis unplaced genomic scaffold, bGulAri2.1 scaffold_135, whole genome shotgun sequence genome encodes:
- the LOC142051344 gene encoding uncharacterized protein LOC142051344 isoform X1, with product MDPGTCGSEAGASQGDARAGDGQEESPERRGMSPGQETARERGGGARVARSHPNTCEACGKSFSLRSNLLTHRRSHLGERPYACPECGRCFGQSSHLLTHQRLHTGERPYRCRDCGRSFNVNSDLVKHRRTHTGERPYPCPECGRRFGSSSNLTRHQRLHTGERPYRCPDCSESFRDCPSLTIHRRAHTGERPYPCPACGKAFADNSLLAKHQRTHRAEKSFTCPDCGKSFSTSSYLLRHRRTHLPEKPYRCGECGRGYSQFAHLTTHQRVHTGERPYVCPECRKSFTTSSALTKHKRIHTGERPYVCPDCGKSFTQSSNVITHWRLQHGAAGL from the exons ATGGACCCAGGCACCTGTGGCTCCGAGGCAGGAGCGAGCCAGGGAGACGCCAGGGCAG GTGACGGGCAGGAAGAGAGCCCGGAGAGGAGGGGCATGTCCCCTGGGCAGGAGACAGCGCGGGAGCGTGGTGGTGGTGCCAGGGTGGCGCGGTCGCACCCCAACACCTGCGAGGCGTGCGGGAAGAGCTTCAGCCTGCGCTCCAACCTGCTGACCCACCGCCGCAGCCACCTGGGTGAGCGGCCCTACGCCTGCCCTGAGTGCGGGCGCTGCTTCGGGCAGAGCTCCCACCTCCTCACCCACCAGCGGCTGCACACCGGCGAGCGGCCCTACCGCTGCCGTGACTGCGGCCGCAGCTTCAATGTCAACTCGGACCTGGTGAAGCACCGGCGGACGCACACCGGCGAGCGGCCCTACCCCTGCCCCGAGTGCGGGCGCCGCTTCGGCAGCAGCTCCAACCTCACCCGGCACCAGCGGCTGCACACGGGCGAGCGGCCCTACCGCTGCCCCGACTGCAGTGAAAGCTTCCGGGACTGCCCCTCGCTCACCATCCACCGCCGCGCCCACACCGGCGAGCGGCCCTACCCCTGCCCAGCGTGCGGCAAGGCCTTTGCCGACAACTCGCTGCTGGCCAAGCACCAGCGCACGCACCGCGCCGAGAAGTCCTTCACCTGCCCTGACTGTGGCAAGAGCTTCTCCACCAGCTCCTACCTACTGCGACACCGGCGCACCCACCTGCCCGAGAAGCCGTACCGCTGCGGGGAGTGCGGCCGGGGCTACAGCCAGTTTGCCCACCTCACCACCCACCAGCGGGTGCACACGGGCGAGCGGCCCTACGTCTGCCCCGAGTGCCGCAAGAGCTTCACCACCAGCTCGGCGCTCACCAAGCACAAGCGCATCCACACCGGCGAGCGGCCCTACGTCTGCCCTGACTGCGGCAAGAGCTTCACCCAGAGTTCCAACGTCATCACCCACTGGCGCCTGCAGCACG
- the LOC142051344 gene encoding uncharacterized protein LOC142051344 isoform X2, which yields MDPGTCGSEAGASQGDARAGDGQEESPERRGMSPGQETARERGGGARVARSHPNTCEACGKSFSLRSNLLTHRRSHLGERPYACPECGRCFGQSSHLLTHQRLHTGERPYRCRDCGRSFNVNSDLVKHRRTHTGERPYPCPECGRRFGSSSNLTRHQRLHTGERPYRCPDCSESFRDCPSLTIHRRAHTGERPYPCPACGKAFADNSLLAKHQRTHRAEKSFTCPDCGKSFSTSSYLLRHRRTHLPEKPYRCGECGRGYSQFAHLTTHQRVHTGERPYVCPECRKSFTTSSALTKHKRIHTGERPYVCPDCGKSFTQSSNVITHWRLQHGKSL from the exons ATGGACCCAGGCACCTGTGGCTCCGAGGCAGGAGCGAGCCAGGGAGACGCCAGGGCAG GTGACGGGCAGGAAGAGAGCCCGGAGAGGAGGGGCATGTCCCCTGGGCAGGAGACAGCGCGGGAGCGTGGTGGTGGTGCCAGGGTGGCGCGGTCGCACCCCAACACCTGCGAGGCGTGCGGGAAGAGCTTCAGCCTGCGCTCCAACCTGCTGACCCACCGCCGCAGCCACCTGGGTGAGCGGCCCTACGCCTGCCCTGAGTGCGGGCGCTGCTTCGGGCAGAGCTCCCACCTCCTCACCCACCAGCGGCTGCACACCGGCGAGCGGCCCTACCGCTGCCGTGACTGCGGCCGCAGCTTCAATGTCAACTCGGACCTGGTGAAGCACCGGCGGACGCACACCGGCGAGCGGCCCTACCCCTGCCCCGAGTGCGGGCGCCGCTTCGGCAGCAGCTCCAACCTCACCCGGCACCAGCGGCTGCACACGGGCGAGCGGCCCTACCGCTGCCCCGACTGCAGTGAAAGCTTCCGGGACTGCCCCTCGCTCACCATCCACCGCCGCGCCCACACCGGCGAGCGGCCCTACCCCTGCCCAGCGTGCGGCAAGGCCTTTGCCGACAACTCGCTGCTGGCCAAGCACCAGCGCACGCACCGCGCCGAGAAGTCCTTCACCTGCCCTGACTGTGGCAAGAGCTTCTCCACCAGCTCCTACCTACTGCGACACCGGCGCACCCACCTGCCCGAGAAGCCGTACCGCTGCGGGGAGTGCGGCCGGGGCTACAGCCAGTTTGCCCACCTCACCACCCACCAGCGGGTGCACACGGGCGAGCGGCCCTACGTCTGCCCCGAGTGCCGCAAGAGCTTCACCACCAGCTCGGCGCTCACCAAGCACAAGCGCATCCACACCGGCGAGCGGCCCTACGTCTGCCCTGACTGCGGCAAGAGCTTCACCCAGAGTTCCAACGTCATCACCCACTGGCGCCTGCAGCACGGCAAGTCCCTCTGA
- the LOC142051344 gene encoding uncharacterized protein LOC142051344 isoform X3 yields MSPGQETARERGGGARVARSHPNTCEACGKSFSLRSNLLTHRRSHLGERPYACPECGRCFGQSSHLLTHQRLHTGERPYRCRDCGRSFNVNSDLVKHRRTHTGERPYPCPECGRRFGSSSNLTRHQRLHTGERPYRCPDCSESFRDCPSLTIHRRAHTGERPYPCPACGKAFADNSLLAKHQRTHRAEKSFTCPDCGKSFSTSSYLLRHRRTHLPEKPYRCGECGRGYSQFAHLTTHQRVHTGERPYVCPECRKSFTTSSALTKHKRIHTGERPYVCPDCGKSFTQSSNVITHWRLQHGAAGL; encoded by the coding sequence ATGTCCCCTGGGCAGGAGACAGCGCGGGAGCGTGGTGGTGGTGCCAGGGTGGCGCGGTCGCACCCCAACACCTGCGAGGCGTGCGGGAAGAGCTTCAGCCTGCGCTCCAACCTGCTGACCCACCGCCGCAGCCACCTGGGTGAGCGGCCCTACGCCTGCCCTGAGTGCGGGCGCTGCTTCGGGCAGAGCTCCCACCTCCTCACCCACCAGCGGCTGCACACCGGCGAGCGGCCCTACCGCTGCCGTGACTGCGGCCGCAGCTTCAATGTCAACTCGGACCTGGTGAAGCACCGGCGGACGCACACCGGCGAGCGGCCCTACCCCTGCCCCGAGTGCGGGCGCCGCTTCGGCAGCAGCTCCAACCTCACCCGGCACCAGCGGCTGCACACGGGCGAGCGGCCCTACCGCTGCCCCGACTGCAGTGAAAGCTTCCGGGACTGCCCCTCGCTCACCATCCACCGCCGCGCCCACACCGGCGAGCGGCCCTACCCCTGCCCAGCGTGCGGCAAGGCCTTTGCCGACAACTCGCTGCTGGCCAAGCACCAGCGCACGCACCGCGCCGAGAAGTCCTTCACCTGCCCTGACTGTGGCAAGAGCTTCTCCACCAGCTCCTACCTACTGCGACACCGGCGCACCCACCTGCCCGAGAAGCCGTACCGCTGCGGGGAGTGCGGCCGGGGCTACAGCCAGTTTGCCCACCTCACCACCCACCAGCGGGTGCACACGGGCGAGCGGCCCTACGTCTGCCCCGAGTGCCGCAAGAGCTTCACCACCAGCTCGGCGCTCACCAAGCACAAGCGCATCCACACCGGCGAGCGGCCCTACGTCTGCCCTGACTGCGGCAAGAGCTTCACCCAGAGTTCCAACGTCATCACCCACTGGCGCCTGCAGCACG